The window TTGATACCTTGCGGCGGCACCAGGTCGATCAGCGGGTTGTGATCCTGACGCGGTGGCACCACTTCGTGCACGGCGTTGACCACTTGCTCGTACTGCTGCGGACCGGTCACGGCCAGCACGCTCGGGTGTACGTCGCGGATGTTGCCTTCTTCCACGCCCATGCAGCCCGTGACGATCACCTTGCCGTTTTCCTTGATCGCTTCGCCGATCACTTCCAAAGATTCAGCCTTGGCCGAGTCGATGAAACCGCAGGTGTTGACCACCACGACATCGGCGTCCTGATAGGTGGACACCACGTCATAGCCTTCCATCCGCAGCTGGGTCAGGATGCGCTCGGAGTCGACCAGTGCTTTCGGGCAACCCAGAGATACGAAGCCAACCTTTGGATTGGCCGGCGCAGGAGTGGTGGACATGTCTAACCTCGGTATTTTGTGACGCCGCTTTCCTGATGCGAAAAGCCGACGGACGGGCGCTTAGGGTGCGCCTCTGATCAAAAAGTGCGCAATTCTAGCGGTGAGTAACGCACTTGACCAGCTTTATGCAGGGAAATACGACGAGTGCTGCGCTATGCTTCGCGCCGTTGAGCTTTACCAATTTTTTACAGTCAACAAAACGTCTGTAACAGCAGGTAAAACAGCGCATGCTGCACCACAAAGCATAGTGCTTCATTCAAAGAAGCCGGTTCTGAGAAGTAGGAGTGTTGGATGGGTCAGGCAAGTAGTCATGCGGCAGGCGCCGAGGGTTCGGCTACCAAACCGCTGAGCATGCTGGTCGCGGCAGTCGGGGTAGTTTACGGCGACATCGGCACGAGCCCGTTGTACACCCTTAAAGAAGTGTTTTCCGGCGCTTATGGCGTACCGGTCAATCACGATGGCGTGCTGGGCATTCTGTCGTTGATCTTCTGGTCGCTGATCTGGGTCGTCTCGATCAAATACATGATGTTCGTCCTGCGCGCCGACAACCAAGGCGAGGGCGGGATCATGGCGCTCACCGCACTGGCGCGGCGTGCGGCGGGGCATCGCAAAAAACTGCGGTCGTTGCTGGTGGTTTGCGGACTGATCGGTGCGGCGCTGTTTTATGGCGACAGCATGATCACTCCGGCGATTTCCGTGTTGTCGGCGATAGAGGGGCTGGGGCTGGCGTTTGAGGGCATCGACCATTGGGTGGTGCCGCTGTCGTTGGTGGTGCTGGTCGCGTTGTTTCTGATTCAGAGCCACGGTACGGCGCGGATCGGCATTTTGTTCGGGCCGATCATGGTCACCTGGTTCCTCGTGCTGGGCGCCCTTGGCGTCTACGGCATCAGCCATACGCCGGAAGTGCTGCATGCGCTGAACCCGGTCTGGGCGGTGCGTTTCTTCATGGTGCATGCCGGTATGGGCGTGGCTATCCTTGGCGCCGTGGTGCTGGCGCTGACCGGTGCCGAAGCGTTGTACGCCGACATGGGCCACTTCGGTCGCAAGCCGATTGCCCGTGCGTGGTTCATTCTGGTTTTGCCGGCGCTGGTGCTCAATTACTTCGGTCAGGGCGCTTTGCTGCTGGATAACCCGGAAGCGGCGCGTAACCCGTTCTACCTGTTGGCGCCTAGCTGGGCGCTGATTCCGTTGGTGGGGCTGTCGACCCTGGCCACGGTGATTGCCTCGCAAGCGGTGATTTCCGGCGCATTCTCCCTGACCCGTCAGGCCATTCAGCTCGGTTACATCCCGCGCATGTACATCCAGCACACCTCCAGCGACGAGCAGGGCCAGATCTACATTGGCGCGGTGAACTGGGCGCTGATGGTTGGCGTGGTTCTGTTGGTGCTCGGCTTCGAATCCTCCGGCGCACTGGCCTCGGCCTACGGCGTGGCGGTAACCGGCACCATGCTGATGACCACCATTCTGGTGTCGGCGGTGATGCTGCTGCTGTGGAAATGGCCGCCGATCCTTGCGGTACCGGTGCTGATCGGTTTCCTGCTGGTGGATGGTCTGTACTTCGCCGCCAACGTGCCGAAAATCGTTCAGGGCGGTGCTTTCCCGGTGATCGCCGGTATCGCGTTGTTCGTGCTGATGACCACCTGGAAGCGCGGCAAGCAATTGTTGGTCGACCGCCTCGACGAAGGCGCGCTGCCACTGCCGATCTTCATCAGCAGCATCCGCGTCCAGCCACCGCATCGCGTGCAGGGCACTGCCGTGTTCCTCACCGCACGCTCCGACGCCGTGCCGCACGCGCTGTTGCACAACTTGCTGCATAACCAGGTGTTGCATGAGCAGGTGGTGTTGCTGACCGTGGTCTACGAAGACATCCCTCGTGTACCGCCATCGCGGCGTTTCGAAGTCGAGGCACACGGCGAAGGTTTCTTCCGGGTGATCCTGCACTTCGGCTTCACCGACGAGCCGGACGTACCGCAGGCGTTGAAGCTGTGTCATCTGGATGATCTGGATTTCAGCCCGATGCGCACGACTTACTTCCTCAGCCGCGAAACGGTGATTGCTTCGAAACTTGAGGGAATGGCGCGTTGGCGTGAAGCGCTGTTTGCGTTCATGTTGAAGAATGCCAATGGCAACTTGCGGTTCTTCAATCTGCCGCTGAACCGGGTGATTGAGTTGGGGACGCAGGTCGAGATGTAAGCCCCACCTCAACTGAAAGCCCCCGTCAGCTTCAAGGCTGGCGGGGGCTTTTTTGTGCCCGCACATAAACCTCAAGTCCACCACAAATCCCCTGTGGGAGCTGGCTTGCCAGCGATGAGTCCAGCACATCCAGAATCAATGTCGACTGACTCACCGCCATCGCTGGCAAGCCAGCTCCCACAAGGTTATGAGGTCGGGTCAGCCAGTTCGGCTTCAGATTCGGTCTTCGTCCGCGCAGGTCGCGGCATCAACGCTTGGATCACGTCATCAATCAAGGCTTTGCCCATCACCGTCAGGTAATGCGCAGCCCAAGCGTGGCGGTCGGTGTCTTTGATAAATGCCGCGTCCTCGGCGAAGGATTTGGCGAGGGACAGCAGGTCGGAGGATTGGGACAGGGCATCGATGATCGGGATGCCGGAGCGGACGTTGAAGAACGCTTGATCCGAGTTGTAGAGGAAAGGGGTGAAGCCGATGGTTTTAACGTTTGCGAGTCCGTGCAGATCAGTTTCGGTCATCGTGTTACTCCTTGGTTCGAGGCGCCGCGACTTTCGTTACCACACGAAAGGGAGGCAGCTGTACGCAGGGTGGTAAACCGGGAACCAAGGAAACCGGCACGCCCGAAAGCGTCCCACGCACAGCCGCCATAACTAGAGGGGCGCGCTGTTGCGATGGTTTCTCCGGGTTACCACACCCGATCGCTGAATGGGTCAGCGACGTCCGGAGAGTATCCCGTCAAAAAACAGCACAATAGAGCCGCAAAGCGCCCAAATACGAGTTTCGGAGTTTGCCTACAAGGTCTGTGGGCGTCATCTGATATTGCGAGACTGGAAGTAAACAAAACTACACGTCGGATACGCAGTTCCCTGTAGGAGTGAGCCTGCTCGCGATAGCGGTGTGTCAGTTGGCAAATAGGTGGCTGATACTCCGCTATCGCGAGCAGGCTCACTCCTACAGGGGGAATGGGTTCATCGTCCGAGATGTAAAAAGCCCCCGCAACCGTGACGTTGCGGGGGCTTTTTGTAGGCGTGGTTCAGATTACTCTTCGGCGACCGAGTCCTTGCTCTGACGCTTCTCGATCAGATCCACCAAGCGCTTGGCCAGTGCCGGGTAGTTCTCGTCGAAGTGGTGGCCGCCGGGCAGTTTCACTGCTTCGCCAACAGCCGTCTTGTCCGTGCAACCACTTTCATCCGTCTCTTCTTCGCCGTAGATGCACACAACCTTCGCCGCTGGCAGCTTGGCCATTTCCGGGCCGGTGGCGGCTTCTTTGCCGGCGTTGCCGAGCCAGCCTTCGACTTCGATCTCGAAGCTGCCGGTGCGGGCGAAGGCCAGCAGGATGATTGCATCTACACGTTGCTGCTCGGTTTCTGGCAGGCGGTTGTAGATCGCCGGCAGCACGTCAGCGCCGAACGAGTAACCGGTGAGGATGAAGCGCTTGGTGCCCCATTTCTGCCGGTAGTGTTGCATCAGTTCGGTCAGGTCCAGCGCGCTTTGCTCGGGGCTCTTGTGCTGCCAGTAGTAGCGCAGGGTGTCGATGCCGACGACCGGATAGCCGATCTTGGCCATTTCGCCCGCTACGTCGCGGTCGAGGTCGCGCCAGCCGCCGTCACCGGAGAGGAACAGGGTCACGGTGTCTTTGGCTTGACCGGCCGGGACTTCAACCACCGGAATCGCCAGACCGCCGTTGGCCTTGTCGCCGCCGACGAGGATCTTGCGCAGTTCGTTGTTCAGCACTTGCGGCAGGTTGATGTCGTAGTCGCTGATGCTGGTTTCGGCGTTCGGTTGATCGCGCACGAAACCTGCGCTGGCGTCGTCCGGGTTGTCGTTCCAGGCCACCAGCCAGTGGCCGTGGGCAGCGGATTTTGGCAACAGGTGCGTGCAGCCACCTTTTTCCAGTGCCAGGTCCACGGAAATCGCTTGGGCCTTGTCGTCCTTTTGCTCGGACAACCAACGCCAGGCCAGTACCGCGCCGGGGCCGATACCGCTGACCAGCGTGGCCGGGCCGTTCAGTTCGCGCAGACCGGTTTGCAGGGCGCGGCTTTGTAGCAGGCAGTCCTTGGGCAGAATCACCTGAACGATTTGCGCCGAGGCGCTGCGGCTCAGGGTAGTCAGTTGCTTTTCGCTGAGCTTCTGGTCGTCATTGACCGCGACCAGCACCTGAGCTTTCGGCTTGGTGCCGGGAATCACACGGGTCATGGCCGGGCCATCGGCCGGAGTCAGCTGTTCTACGGTCGGTTCCGGTGCCGGACGTTTGAGGTACCAGTAACCGCCGCCGGCAATCACGGCCAGCACGATCAGTGCGGCCAGGATGTACTTCAGGGAGCGTTGAATCATCAGCGTTTCACCAATCCAGTCAAGCCGCCCGCGATCAGGGCAGCAGTGTCGGCCAGCGCCACCAGCGGATCGAGTCCGGCGGGCACAGCCATATAACGAGGTTCCCAGTCAGGCTGGAACTTGTCTTTGAAGCGGCGCAAGCCTTGGAAGTTGTACAGCTGCTCACCACGGCGGAAAACCATCGAGCCCAGACGCTGGGTCAGCGGTGCACCACGCCGGGGTTGCAACCCCGACAACGGCACCATGCCCAGGCTGAAGCGCGCGTATCCGTGACTCTTATAGTGTTGAATCAGGCCGACCATCATGAATTCCATGGTCAGCTTGGGGGCGTCCGGGTGCGCGCGCATCAGGTCGAGACTGGCCAGATCATGGCTATAAGTCTCGAGCAGGTTGGCGAACGCCACCGGGCGGCCTTCGAAGCGAATCACCGCAATGCGGAAATGCTTCAGGTAATCGTCGCTGAAACGGCCGAGGGAGAAGCCTTTCTCGCGCACGTTCTTGCCGGTCAGCCACGCATCGGAAATCACTTTCAGCTCGTCCATTGGCGCCTGGCCCGGCTCATGGATCTCCAGCGACAGACCGTCGCGGGTGCCACGGTTCCAGGTGTAACGCAGGTCCTTCATCTCTTTGCCCTTGGCTTCCAGGTCAAAGCGCTGCAGATCGACCCGGGCTTCTTCACCGAGTTTGATCGCGGTCAGGCCGATGTCCATGTAGTAGGGCAGGTTCTCCGCGCGCACTTGGTAGAACACAGGGCGGGCATGGTGGATGTCGCACAGGTCGCGGAACTGCCAGATCATCTCGGCACGTTGCTGGCCGGGGCCGATGGGGTCGTACAACGCCACCAGACTACGACCACGGCGTGCGTACATCAGAAACGCTTCGTCGTTCTGGTGAAACAGCAACGCCTTGTCACCGGTCAGCGCGAGGCCGCCGTCGGGTTGCGACGAGGCCATAAGGATTTTCGCGGCGCGATCGAGTTCATCAGGTGTCGGCAGATGGATCACCGGACGGGCAGTGCGCAGTAGCCAGGTCAGGGCGATCACCAGCAACAGCACGGCGGCGCCGAGCAACGAACGCAGGCCGCGCGGTGCGTCAGCATCAAGGGTGAACTGCCACCACAACTGATGGCTGTACGGCACGTCCTGATAAGCGAACAGCAGCAGCCACGTCGATGCACCGAGGACGCACAGGCTGGCCACCAGATATAGCGGCGAGAAGGGCAGTTCGGTCAGACGGCTCGGGCGATAGAACGAGCGACGGAACACACCGAGCAATGCAGCGGTGAGTGTCATCAGCGTGGCTTCTTCCCAGTCGAAGCCTTTGAGCAATGAGAGCAGGGCGCCAACCAGCAACAGAATGGTGGTGAGCATCCATGCCGCCGACAGGCGACGGCGCAGGCCCTGAGCCAGCATCAGGCACAACACGCCGATCAGGCTGGCGCCGAAGTGCGAAGCATCGACCAGACGATGCGGGATCAGGAAACCGATGTGCTCCAGGCGCGTGTCGATTTCAGGGGTGGCACCGGAAAACAGCAGGACCACGCCGGACAGGAACACCAGCACCGCCAGAATCGGTGCCGCCAGACCGGACGCCGCGCGCATGGTCTGGGTTTGAAACAGACGCTGGCCTTCGTTGATCAGCAGCAGTACACATGCCACCAGCAGCGGCAGCACCACGTAGATCAGGCGATACAACAACAACGCTGCGGCCAGTGGCGCGGCCCCGAGTTTGTCGGCGAATGCGGCGAGCAGAATCGCTTCGAACACACCGACGCCGCCCGGTACGTGGCTGAGCACACCGGCGGCCAGGGCCAGCAGGTACACCAGCAGGAACGCGCCAAATGGTGGCGCTTCGGGCAGCAACAGATAGAGAACGGTCGCGGCAGCGGCAACGTCGAGCGCGGTGATGACCAGTTGCAGGAAGGTCAGACGTCGGCCCGGCAGACGCAGGGTGCGACGGCCGGCCCGAACCAACAGGTTGTCGCGGTAAGGTTGTTCCGGCAGGCGTCGGCGATAGATGCCAATCGCCAGAATCGCGCCCAGTGCGAGCACTGCGCCGGCAACAGCGCCGAGCAGTCCTTCAGACAGCCCCAGCGCCTGAGAGGCGGCGGGCAGGTCGCTGAGGGTAGCGAGTGCTGCCAGCGGCGGCAGCGCGCAGCCCAGCGACAGGCTGGCGAACAAGGTCATGTGCGCGACTTCGGAAGCGCCCACGCCCAAGCGTGCATATAAACGGTAGCGCACCGAACCGCCGGACAGCAGCGACAGGCCGATGGCGTTGCCGATCGCAAACGCGGTGAAGCCGCCGAGCGCCAGCATGCGCGGTGGCAGTGTCACACCGGCGTAGCGGCTGGCCGACCATTCATAGCCGAGCAGAATAATGAAGCCGACCACGGTTGCGCCGAAAGCGCCAAGCAGGGCGGGTTTCGGCACGTCGAGAATCGAGTCGTGCAACGCATCGAGATCGAGTTCGACGAGCAAGTGGCGACAGGCAATCAGCGCTATGGTGAACAACAGCAATGTGACCCCCAGCCCGATGGGCTGACGGTATTTGCTCAATCGATCCAGCAAGCGCAAGCGCTCGGGTTTGATCGGATGTTCCGCTGTGACGGTGTCTTGTGGATCAGACGAGTTGGCGCGCATCAATCACCTCTTGGATTGTGCGCGACAGGATGGAGGTATCCAGCCAAGTTACCAATCCCTGTAGAAAAAAATAATCACAAAATACTACGCCTCTCACCGGGTATCGGCGAGGGCAGTTCCTGGATTGCAGAGGCCTTGCCTGCGACTCAAGCATAGTCGCAAGTCAGAACATCTGAAGATCCCAAGCGGTTCACTGCACAGTGACAGATCATTGTTGCGAAAGGACTTTTTCAACAGATACAAAAAAGGCCACTCTTTCGAGTAGCCTTTTTTGATGTTTGGTTGCGGGAGCCGGATTTGAACCGACGACCTTCGGGTTATGAGCCCGACGAGCTACCAGACTGCTCCATCCCGCGTCTGTGTGGCGGCATTCTACAGGCGAACGGCGAGGTGTCAACCGCTAATCCCGTAAAGGGTCAAATAAGTGTGAAATCGCGTCAAACGGTCGCAGGTGGCACGTTAAGTTTAGGAAATGCAAAGAGTTCCTGTTTGACGACTGCTCCCTATAAGAAGCTTGTCGACAAAACAGACGCGCACAAAAAAGGCCACTCTTTCGAGTAGCCTTTTTTGATGTTTGGTTGCGGGAGCCGGATTTGAACCGACGACCTTCGGGTTATGAGCCCGACGAGCTACCAGACTGCTCCATCCCGCGTCTGTGTGTCGGCATTCTACAGAGGATCGCCGGGGTGTCAACCTCCAATCTGGATAAAATCTGTTGAGGTTCAATCGGTTAGCGGTTTTTTAGGATGCTTGAGCAGAGCGCGGAGCAGGCGGGGCAAGGCTTTCAGCTCTATTGGCTATGCATTCTCGATTGAGAAAATAAATTCATCGGTCTTTTCCTACACAGGGAAAAGAACATTCGGCACTACTGGTGCTATATACAGTTGTCAGTGAGATACTGCCGATCCGGCTTGCCACGTTTCCTTTTCTGACATGACTCAGCGAAAAATCATCCACGTCGACTGTGACTGTTTCTACGCCGCCATCGAGATGCGTGATGACCCGCGCCTGGCAGGCAAGCCATTGGCGGTGGGCGGCTCGGCAGATCGGCGCGGGGTGATCGCCACCTGCAACTACGAGGCGCGAGCTTATGGTGTGCGTTCGGCGATGTCGTCGGGACACGCCCTCAAGCTGTGTCCGGATCTGACCATCGTCAAGCCGCGCATGGACGCTTATCGTGAGGCCTCAAAGGAAATCCACACGATTTTCGCCGATTACACCGACTTGATTGAGCCGCTGTCGCTAGATGAAGCCTACCTAGACGTATCGGACAGCGCGCACTTCGGCGGTAGTGCCACACGGATCGCCCAGGACATTCGCCGTCGGGTCTCCAATCAATTGCACATCACTGTTTCTGCAGGCGTGGCGCCGAACAAGTTTCTGGCAAAGATCGCCAGCGACTGGAAAAAGCCCAACGGTTTGTTCGTGATCACCCCTGACCAGGTCGAGGATTTTGTCAGCGGCTTGCCGGTGAGCAAGCTGCACGGCGTCGGCAAGGTCACGGCCGACAAGCTGGGCAAACAGGGCATCGTTGACTGCATGCAATTGCGCGAGTGGGACAAGCTGGCGCTGGTGCGCGAATTTGGCAGTTTTGGCGAGCGACTCTGGAGTCTGGCCCGTGGGATTGATGATCGGCTGGTGCACAACGACAGTCGCCGTCAGTCGATCAGTGTGGAAAACACCTACGATGTCGACCTGCCGGATTTACGCAGTTGCCTGGACAAGTTGCCGGAGCTTCTGGAAACCCTGAAAACCCGTATGGCGCGGATCGACAGCAGTTATCGACCGGGCAAGCCATTCGTCAAAGTGAAGTTTCATGATTTTACCCAGACGACGCTGGAGCAGGCCGGGGCAGGGCGGGATTTGGGCAGTTATCAGTTGATGCTGACGCAGGCGTTCAATCGGGGCGGCAAACCGGTGCGGTTGTTGGGGGTTGGGGTGAGGCTGGAGGATTTGCGGGGTGGGTTTGAGCAGATGGAGTTGTTTGAGCGTTAATTTTGCGACAAATTCCAGAGGGTCATCGCGGGCAAGCCCGCTCCCACAGGGAACTTTGGGGTCCACACAATCTGTGTTTCACCGTTGAACACTGTGGGAGCGGGCTTGCCCGCGATACTTTCAGCTTTTAGTTCGGTCCCGGATCAGCCACT of the Pseudomonas sp. Seg1 genome contains:
- a CDS encoding potassium transporter Kup, which gives rise to MGQASSHAAGAEGSATKPLSMLVAAVGVVYGDIGTSPLYTLKEVFSGAYGVPVNHDGVLGILSLIFWSLIWVVSIKYMMFVLRADNQGEGGIMALTALARRAAGHRKKLRSLLVVCGLIGAALFYGDSMITPAISVLSAIEGLGLAFEGIDHWVVPLSLVVLVALFLIQSHGTARIGILFGPIMVTWFLVLGALGVYGISHTPEVLHALNPVWAVRFFMVHAGMGVAILGAVVLALTGAEALYADMGHFGRKPIARAWFILVLPALVLNYFGQGALLLDNPEAARNPFYLLAPSWALIPLVGLSTLATVIASQAVISGAFSLTRQAIQLGYIPRMYIQHTSSDEQGQIYIGAVNWALMVGVVLLVLGFESSGALASAYGVAVTGTMLMTTILVSAVMLLLWKWPPILAVPVLIGFLLVDGLYFAANVPKIVQGGAFPVIAGIALFVLMTTWKRGKQLLVDRLDEGALPLPIFISSIRVQPPHRVQGTAVFLTARSDAVPHALLHNLLHNQVLHEQVVLLTVVYEDIPRVPPSRRFEVEAHGEGFFRVILHFGFTDEPDVPQALKLCHLDDLDFSPMRTTYFLSRETVIASKLEGMARWREALFAFMLKNANGNLRFFNLPLNRVIELGTQVEM
- a CDS encoding DUF3077 domain-containing protein; protein product: MTETDLHGLANVKTIGFTPFLYNSDQAFFNVRSGIPIIDALSQSSDLLSLAKSFAEDAAFIKDTDRHAWAAHYLTVMGKALIDDVIQALMPRPARTKTESEAELADPTS
- the mprF gene encoding bifunctional lysylphosphatidylglycerol flippase/synthetase MprF, with the translated sequence MRANSSDPQDTVTAEHPIKPERLRLLDRLSKYRQPIGLGVTLLLFTIALIACRHLLVELDLDALHDSILDVPKPALLGAFGATVVGFIILLGYEWSASRYAGVTLPPRMLALGGFTAFAIGNAIGLSLLSGGSVRYRLYARLGVGASEVAHMTLFASLSLGCALPPLAALATLSDLPAASQALGLSEGLLGAVAGAVLALGAILAIGIYRRRLPEQPYRDNLLVRAGRRTLRLPGRRLTFLQLVITALDVAAAATVLYLLLPEAPPFGAFLLVYLLALAAGVLSHVPGGVGVFEAILLAAFADKLGAAPLAAALLLYRLIYVVLPLLVACVLLLINEGQRLFQTQTMRAASGLAAPILAVLVFLSGVVLLFSGATPEIDTRLEHIGFLIPHRLVDASHFGASLIGVLCLMLAQGLRRRLSAAWMLTTILLLVGALLSLLKGFDWEEATLMTLTAALLGVFRRSFYRPSRLTELPFSPLYLVASLCVLGASTWLLLFAYQDVPYSHQLWWQFTLDADAPRGLRSLLGAAVLLLVIALTWLLRTARPVIHLPTPDELDRAAKILMASSQPDGGLALTGDKALLFHQNDEAFLMYARRGRSLVALYDPIGPGQQRAEMIWQFRDLCDIHHARPVFYQVRAENLPYYMDIGLTAIKLGEEARVDLQRFDLEAKGKEMKDLRYTWNRGTRDGLSLEIHEPGQAPMDELKVISDAWLTGKNVREKGFSLGRFSDDYLKHFRIAVIRFEGRPVAFANLLETYSHDLASLDLMRAHPDAPKLTMEFMMVGLIQHYKSHGYARFSLGMVPLSGLQPRRGAPLTQRLGSMVFRRGEQLYNFQGLRRFKDKFQPDWEPRYMAVPAGLDPLVALADTAALIAGGLTGLVKR
- the dinB gene encoding DNA polymerase IV, which produces MTQRKIIHVDCDCFYAAIEMRDDPRLAGKPLAVGGSADRRGVIATCNYEARAYGVRSAMSSGHALKLCPDLTIVKPRMDAYREASKEIHTIFADYTDLIEPLSLDEAYLDVSDSAHFGGSATRIAQDIRRRVSNQLHITVSAGVAPNKFLAKIASDWKKPNGLFVITPDQVEDFVSGLPVSKLHGVGKVTADKLGKQGIVDCMQLREWDKLALVREFGSFGERLWSLARGIDDRLVHNDSRRQSISVENTYDVDLPDLRSCLDKLPELLETLKTRMARIDSSYRPGKPFVKVKFHDFTQTTLEQAGAGRDLGSYQLMLTQAFNRGGKPVRLLGVGVRLEDLRGGFEQMELFER
- a CDS encoding virulence factor family protein gives rise to the protein MIQRSLKYILAALIVLAVIAGGGYWYLKRPAPEPTVEQLTPADGPAMTRVIPGTKPKAQVLVAVNDDQKLSEKQLTTLSRSASAQIVQVILPKDCLLQSRALQTGLRELNGPATLVSGIGPGAVLAWRWLSEQKDDKAQAISVDLALEKGGCTHLLPKSAAHGHWLVAWNDNPDDASAGFVRDQPNAETSISDYDINLPQVLNNELRKILVGGDKANGGLAIPVVEVPAGQAKDTVTLFLSGDGGWRDLDRDVAGEMAKIGYPVVGIDTLRYYWQHKSPEQSALDLTELMQHYRQKWGTKRFILTGYSFGADVLPAIYNRLPETEQQRVDAIILLAFARTGSFEIEVEGWLGNAGKEAATGPEMAKLPAAKVVCIYGEEETDESGCTDKTAVGEAVKLPGGHHFDENYPALAKRLVDLIEKRQSKDSVAEE